A section of the Sedimentisphaera cyanobacteriorum genome encodes:
- a CDS encoding sialidase family protein, with protein sequence MKKFGFVLFLSVFCFVKADFSSVPGSVINYIESPSRFFGVPINPVYISDPCITVLPNGDYITSHARFGGGSDADNSGKTSVFRSSDKGASWTHSATLNGILRASLFVHNGDLYLLGSYNSDGGQNVIRKSTDNGNTWTNADNSQTGLLGNQGIGSPNNPLVFNGRIWSGATRRLISAPTGADLLKASSWTMTNWASPNGHPLGDEWDGGWTEGQAVASAQTGVYILPKIRGLPHTARIKAKSPSKVKFNASAEDAFPHLPGGEKKFGASYDPVSGKFYVLSNPVLDVHKGEGTPPELVRTAGGLLSSEDLINWELQKIFIFTENLDNGSFGEGFQYFNFDFDGDDMVIASRTAFDVGGGDEKPPRGHDSNLMTFHKIENFRQASPEHFLVIDSANGDVLRFEKTQHQDAPLGSFTLGSTFEGQPLNNPEALAQDDNGDVYIRQQNGKILRFDALGNYIDSPASSPAAFQSGQLDISQPAEGEKAWTKSGSGNWEDLTNWYYWGRPENNSETANFGSAAGSPASVSLNKDYAIKSIRFNNDSGYTLQGPGSITFESDTYQSVIEVRRGSHEIAVPVWLNNHIDIIVENGAELHLTGEVDLNYKKLAVKGEGTVYIEDTFKMSSGTLELDGSAKLSFTQTSQTFITGRLYFNPHESLSLEPNASYELMEGVNHLSSEFYLEIMPVLPEGLSWDSSMLYSNGKAEISPDNSYLNFSHIAYWWLAEDCPNKQGCSYADFSRDGFVNTDDLIELAESWLE encoded by the coding sequence ATGAAAAAGTTTGGTTTTGTGTTATTTTTAAGCGTATTCTGTTTTGTTAAAGCAGATTTCAGCTCAGTCCCTGGCAGTGTTATCAACTACATCGAATCGCCTTCACGCTTTTTTGGAGTACCAATAAATCCGGTTTATATTTCAGACCCCTGTATAACAGTGCTCCCGAACGGGGATTATATCACCTCTCATGCAAGATTTGGAGGGGGCTCTGATGCCGATAATTCCGGCAAAACCTCAGTGTTTCGTTCTTCAGACAAAGGTGCAAGCTGGACTCATTCAGCCACCCTTAACGGCATTCTCAGAGCCAGTCTTTTCGTTCATAATGGTGATTTATACCTGCTCGGTTCCTACAACTCCGACGGCGGACAGAATGTAATACGCAAATCTACAGACAACGGCAATACTTGGACAAATGCAGATAATTCGCAGACAGGCCTTCTCGGCAATCAAGGCATAGGCTCACCGAATAATCCCCTGGTTTTTAACGGGCGAATTTGGTCAGGAGCGACAAGACGTCTTATTTCTGCTCCAACCGGCGCAGATTTGCTCAAAGCAAGCTCTTGGACAATGACCAACTGGGCATCCCCAAACGGGCATCCGCTGGGAGACGAATGGGACGGAGGCTGGACTGAAGGTCAGGCCGTGGCATCGGCTCAAACCGGGGTTTATATTCTGCCCAAAATCCGCGGACTTCCTCATACAGCTCGTATAAAAGCAAAATCCCCTTCTAAGGTAAAATTCAATGCATCCGCTGAAGATGCCTTCCCGCATCTGCCCGGAGGCGAGAAAAAGTTCGGAGCTTCATACGACCCTGTTTCCGGCAAGTTTTATGTGCTTAGCAATCCTGTATTAGACGTTCACAAGGGAGAAGGCACTCCGCCTGAGCTTGTTCGCACTGCGGGAGGACTGCTCAGCTCGGAAGACTTGATCAATTGGGAGCTGCAGAAGATTTTCATTTTCACCGAAAACCTCGATAACGGCTCTTTCGGCGAGGGTTTTCAGTATTTCAATTTTGACTTCGACGGAGATGATATGGTTATAGCCTCACGCACCGCTTTTGACGTAGGCGGGGGCGATGAAAAACCGCCCCGCGGCCACGACAGTAACCTGATGACTTTCCACAAAATCGAAAATTTCAGGCAAGCCTCGCCTGAGCATTTCCTCGTTATTGATTCAGCAAATGGAGATGTTCTCAGATTCGAAAAAACGCAGCATCAGGATGCACCTCTCGGAAGTTTTACGCTGGGCAGCACTTTCGAAGGACAGCCGCTTAATAACCCTGAAGCATTAGCTCAGGACGACAATGGTGATGTATATATCCGCCAGCAGAACGGGAAAATACTGCGTTTTGATGCGCTGGGCAATTATATTGATTCCCCGGCAAGCTCGCCGGCAGCTTTTCAGAGCGGGCAGCTGGATATCTCCCAGCCCGCTGAGGGAGAAAAGGCTTGGACAAAAAGCGGCTCGGGAAACTGGGAAGACCTTACCAACTGGTACTACTGGGGAAGACCTGAGAATAACAGCGAAACAGCGAATTTTGGAAGCGCAGCCGGATCGCCTGCCTCTGTGAGCTTGAATAAAGACTACGCGATCAAGTCTATCCGATTCAATAATGACTCCGGCTACACTCTGCAGGGCCCGGGCAGCATCACATTTGAATCAGATACTTATCAAAGCGTGATTGAAGTGCGAAGAGGCAGCCACGAGATAGCAGTGCCTGTGTGGCTGAACAATCATATTGATATTATTGTTGAAAACGGAGCTGAACTGCACCTTACCGGCGAGGTAGATCTAAACTATAAAAAGCTCGCTGTAAAAGGAGAAGGCACGGTTTATATCGAAGATACCTTCAAAATGAGCAGCGGAACTTTAGAATTAGACGGCTCAGCCAAGCTCAGCTTCACGCAGACCAGCCAAACTTTTATTACCGGCAGATTGTATTTCAACCCCCACGAAAGCCTAAGCCTTGAGCCAAACGCTTCTTATGAGCTGATGGAAGGGGTAAACCATCTCAGCAGTGAATTCTACTTAGAGATTATGCCCGTTCTCCCGGAGGGGCTTTCGTGGGACAGCTCTATGCTGTACTCAAACGGAAAAGCAGAGATTTCGCCTGATAACTCATATCTAAACTTTTCGCATATAGCGTATTGGTGGCTCGCTGAAGACTGCCCGAATAAACAGGGATGCAGCTATGCTGACTTTAGCCGCGACGGATTTGTAAACACGGATGATTTGATTGAGCTTGCAGAAAGCTGGCTTGAGTAA
- a CDS encoding sigma-54 interaction domain-containing protein → MAGSSNLNSHFREALIETVPCSVFIVDKNRKIIFWSKSAEQLTGYSAEEIIGSTCYKLRMNICASKDPEIRKTFCPLESGNEGAEVECEMIRKDGSTVPVMRRSKPVYDDAGQMIGAIEALIDVSLIKQARTEISILKHEIARRGSFGQLVGGSSRMQKLYETIKVVSQTDANVVVEGDTGTGKELIAKTIHNESLRSKGIFLAVNCGALPESLLEAELFGHAKGAFTGAVQARTGCFEAAGGGTLFLDEIGEMPLTSQVKILRAIQEKEITRIGETAPRKINVRIIAASNRNLYKMVQEGIFREDLYYRLNVVNLRVPSLSERTEDIPDLVTHFIHQFNSEYSRNIEGCSPSAMENLLSREWPGNVRELKHSIEHAFAVSLRGQKTITIESLPAVKPRSISLEEEHTSLHSDPKTELLETLKKTGGNKTKAAKLLGITRAGLYKRLKRFGIDAG, encoded by the coding sequence ATGGCAGGTTCAAGCAATCTGAATTCACATTTCCGGGAGGCTCTGATAGAAACAGTTCCGTGCTCGGTTTTTATAGTGGACAAGAATCGCAAGATTATATTCTGGAGCAAATCCGCCGAGCAGCTCACAGGCTACAGCGCTGAGGAGATTATCGGGAGCACCTGCTACAAGCTCAGGATGAATATATGCGCGAGCAAGGATCCGGAAATCCGCAAAACTTTCTGCCCACTTGAATCTGGGAACGAAGGGGCTGAGGTAGAATGCGAGATGATCCGCAAAGACGGCAGCACAGTTCCCGTTATGCGGCGCAGCAAGCCTGTTTACGATGATGCAGGGCAGATGATCGGAGCGATCGAGGCTCTTATAGATGTGAGCCTGATAAAGCAGGCGAGAACAGAAATCAGCATACTAAAGCATGAAATCGCAAGGCGGGGCAGCTTCGGGCAGCTCGTTGGCGGGTCTTCAAGAATGCAGAAGCTTTACGAAACGATTAAAGTGGTCTCGCAGACCGATGCGAATGTAGTTGTGGAAGGTGATACCGGCACAGGCAAAGAGCTTATCGCCAAAACCATCCACAACGAGAGCCTGAGGTCTAAGGGGATATTTCTGGCTGTAAACTGCGGGGCTCTTCCCGAATCTCTGCTGGAGGCAGAGCTGTTCGGTCATGCAAAGGGCGCGTTCACAGGGGCTGTTCAAGCTCGTACAGGCTGCTTTGAGGCCGCCGGCGGAGGCACGCTTTTCCTCGACGAGATTGGCGAGATGCCGCTTACATCTCAGGTGAAGATACTCCGCGCTATACAGGAGAAGGAAATAACGAGAATCGGCGAAACGGCTCCCCGCAAGATTAACGTTAGGATTATTGCCGCCTCAAACCGAAACCTTTATAAGATGGTTCAGGAAGGCATTTTCCGCGAAGACCTTTACTACAGGCTCAATGTGGTTAATTTGCGTGTCCCATCGCTTTCCGAACGAACGGAAGATATACCTGATCTGGTTACCCATTTCATCCATCAGTTCAATTCCGAGTACAGCAGGAACATCGAAGGCTGCTCGCCTTCTGCTATGGAGAATCTGCTCAGCAGAGAGTGGCCAGGGAATGTCCGTGAGCTCAAGCATTCTATAGAGCATGCGTTTGCCGTTTCGCTGAGGGGGCAGAAAACTATTACTATTGAATCTCTGCCTGCGGTGAAACCGAGGTCAATCAGTCTTGAAGAAGAACATACCAGCCTTCACTCAGATCCCAAAACCGAGCTTTTGGAGACGTTAAAAAAGACTGGCGGAAATAAAACCAAGGCAGCGAAACTGCTCGGGATAACAAGGGCAGGGCTTTACAAAAGGCTGAAGCGTTTCGGCATAGATGCCGGTTAG
- a CDS encoding thioredoxin family protein: MNQESKATSIKELGSRIKNGTWLVMFAAEWSSPCMRQAEILEAVEDSLREMGLKTAQLSSENFPELAERWSILAYPTILIIRNGSVKCRLIGVQSAESIWKAADRINKKQN, from the coding sequence ATGAATCAAGAGAGCAAAGCAACATCCATAAAAGAACTCGGCAGCAGAATAAAAAACGGCACCTGGCTGGTAATGTTTGCTGCTGAATGGAGCAGTCCGTGCATGCGTCAGGCTGAAATACTCGAAGCGGTAGAAGACAGCCTTCGCGAGATGGGCTTAAAAACAGCTCAACTGAGCTCTGAGAACTTTCCTGAGCTTGCAGAAAGATGGAGTATTCTTGCCTACCCGACAATCCTTATAATCCGAAACGGAAGTGTAAAATGCCGGCTTATAGGTGTGCAGTCTGCTGAGTCTATATGGAAAGCTGCTGACAGAATTAACAAAAAACAAAATTAA
- a CDS encoding FAD-dependent oxidoreductase, giving the protein MGKGMKVVVIGAVAAGPKVASKIIRQMPDAEVTCVEKGRFLSYAGCGLPYYVSGVVEDQAELMSTPVGVVRDPVFFRNVKNVHVLEQTEAVSIDRSGKKVYAKDIRTGNEISLDYDKLVLATGASPFIPPIEGTKLKNVFTLHGVDDAEGIKAMLAEHKARDAVIIGGGLIGVEITESLVHTGCRVTMVEMMPQILTMLDWEMAKLVEQHMEAKGVKVLTSTKVEKVDGKSGVVEAVRTSNGKICTDMVIMAVGVRPNTKLAKDAGLELGVGGTIKVNQKMQTTDPDIYAAGDCVEMENLITKDKCYVPLGSTANKQGRVAANNISGRKDSFPGILGSAVCKVFDFCVARTGLSEEQAANAGFDVETVLSPSPDKAHFMPEAKMLMLKLVADKKSGRLLGLQAIGPGAGDKRVDAAAAAISAGMTMEQISNLDLCYAPPFSPAMDNLITAANVMRNKLEGDMEGISPRELKDKMDSGEDLFLLDVRSEGEFNEVRIPGAVNIPLGMLRKRLDEVPEDKNTQIVVFCKISLRGYEAGLILENAGWKDIKVLDGGVVMWPFEKITP; this is encoded by the coding sequence ATGGGAAAAGGTATGAAGGTAGTGGTTATAGGTGCAGTGGCTGCGGGGCCGAAAGTGGCTTCGAAGATTATTAGGCAGATGCCTGATGCAGAGGTAACCTGCGTTGAGAAGGGCAGATTCCTTTCTTATGCAGGCTGCGGGCTTCCATACTATGTATCCGGCGTAGTGGAAGATCAGGCAGAGCTGATGAGTACGCCTGTAGGTGTGGTTCGGGATCCGGTGTTTTTCAGGAACGTGAAAAACGTGCACGTTCTCGAGCAGACAGAGGCAGTATCGATAGACCGTAGCGGAAAGAAGGTTTATGCGAAGGATATCAGAACGGGCAATGAGATCTCGCTGGATTATGATAAGCTTGTGCTTGCAACGGGTGCATCGCCCTTTATTCCTCCGATTGAAGGCACGAAACTTAAGAACGTATTCACTCTGCACGGGGTGGATGATGCAGAGGGCATAAAGGCTATGCTCGCGGAGCATAAGGCCAGAGATGCAGTGATAATCGGCGGCGGTCTTATCGGCGTCGAGATAACCGAATCTCTCGTTCATACAGGCTGCAGGGTAACGATGGTTGAGATGATGCCCCAGATCCTCACCATGCTCGACTGGGAGATGGCAAAGCTCGTTGAGCAGCACATGGAGGCAAAGGGGGTTAAGGTTCTGACAAGCACGAAGGTTGAAAAGGTGGATGGAAAATCAGGCGTTGTTGAGGCCGTGCGGACTTCCAACGGGAAAATATGCACCGATATGGTTATTATGGCTGTAGGGGTGCGCCCGAATACAAAGCTCGCCAAAGATGCGGGTCTCGAGCTGGGAGTTGGCGGGACGATTAAAGTGAACCAGAAGATGCAGACAACAGACCCCGATATCTACGCCGCCGGAGACTGTGTGGAGATGGAGAACCTTATCACCAAAGACAAATGCTATGTTCCGCTTGGCTCAACGGCCAATAAGCAGGGCAGGGTGGCAGCGAATAATATCTCCGGCAGAAAAGATTCATTCCCGGGCATTCTCGGAAGCGCAGTATGCAAGGTGTTTGATTTCTGCGTTGCTCGAACCGGCCTGAGCGAAGAGCAGGCAGCTAATGCCGGATTTGACGTGGAAACTGTGCTTTCCCCGTCCCCGGATAAGGCGCATTTTATGCCCGAGGCGAAGATGCTGATGCTGAAGCTGGTGGCTGATAAGAAATCAGGAAGGCTGCTCGGGCTTCAGGCAATAGGTCCGGGGGCAGGTGACAAGCGGGTTGATGCAGCAGCAGCGGCAATCTCTGCCGGTATGACGATGGAGCAGATATCAAACCTCGATCTGTGTTACGCTCCGCCATTCTCTCCTGCAATGGACAATCTCATAACAGCAGCAAACGTTATGCGGAACAAGCTTGAAGGGGATATGGAAGGCATTTCTCCTCGAGAGCTGAAAGACAAGATGGACAGCGGAGAAGATTTATTCCTGCTTGATGTAAGAAGCGAGGGCGAATTCAATGAAGTTCGGATTCCCGGGGCAGTGAATATCCCGCTCGGAATGCTTCGCAAGAGGCTTGATGAAGTGCCCGAAGACAAAAACACGCAGATTGTTGTTTTCTGCAAGATTTCTTTGAGAGGATACGAAGCAGGGCTCATACTCGAAAACGCAGGCTGGAAGGACATAAAAGTTCTCGACGGCGGCGTTGTAATGTGGCCTTTCGAAAAGATTACACCATAA
- a CDS encoding tRNA-queuosine alpha-mannosyltransferase domain-containing protein, with protein MDEKLNILIIEPYFDGSHKEFLEGFCENSRHSSHLLTMPARKWKWRMRASAFEMAGRIDELKSKGQKFDAIFCSDMLNLSELKGICKAANLPSVIYFHENQFTYPNQVEDKRDFQFGITNLSSALAADKVMFNSGYHLEDFLSESEKVLRKMPDFKCLEILEQIREKSQITYPGISGEIESRIPLRNVPRISWAARWEHDKNPEDFFLAARILQEKGIEFRLNVLGQSFANSPSIFEQAKTEFADIIENWGFKQSKREYLGVLKDSDIFVSTANHEFFGISALEASSAGCACAVPNRLAYPETFQKSELLLYGSTAEDLAERLETLITDKAFRERNAREAIENAGRFKLAKTARLIDSELLKAVQP; from the coding sequence ATGGATGAAAAGCTGAACATACTTATCATAGAGCCCTACTTCGACGGAAGCCACAAGGAATTTCTCGAGGGCTTCTGCGAAAACAGCCGGCACAGCAGTCATCTGCTGACTATGCCCGCAAGGAAGTGGAAATGGCGTATGCGGGCAAGCGCATTTGAGATGGCGGGAAGAATAGATGAGCTGAAATCCAAAGGACAGAAATTTGATGCAATCTTCTGCTCGGATATGCTCAACCTCTCAGAGCTCAAGGGAATTTGTAAGGCAGCGAATCTGCCCTCTGTTATCTATTTCCACGAAAATCAGTTTACCTATCCCAATCAGGTGGAAGACAAGAGAGATTTTCAGTTTGGAATAACGAACCTATCAAGCGCATTGGCAGCTGATAAGGTGATGTTCAATTCCGGGTATCATCTGGAAGACTTCCTCAGCGAATCGGAAAAAGTTCTCAGGAAGATGCCGGACTTCAAGTGCCTCGAAATTCTCGAGCAAATAAGAGAAAAATCCCAAATCACATACCCCGGAATAAGCGGTGAAATAGAAAGCAGGATTCCGCTTCGCAATGTGCCAAGAATCTCTTGGGCAGCCAGATGGGAACACGATAAAAACCCCGAAGACTTCTTCCTTGCCGCAAGGATTCTGCAGGAGAAGGGAATCGAATTCAGGCTGAACGTTTTGGGGCAGAGCTTTGCAAACTCGCCTTCGATTTTCGAACAGGCAAAAACTGAATTTGCGGATATCATAGAGAATTGGGGCTTCAAACAATCAAAGCGGGAATATCTGGGTGTGCTCAAAGACAGCGATATATTCGTTTCCACTGCCAATCACGAGTTCTTCGGGATTTCTGCTCTGGAGGCCTCCTCTGCGGGCTGCGCCTGTGCGGTTCCAAACAGGCTCGCATACCCCGAAACATTCCAAAAAAGCGAACTGCTGCTCTACGGAAGCACCGCTGAAGACTTAGCAGAAAGGCTTGAAACCCTCATAACAGACAAAGCCTTTCGCGAAAGGAACGCCCGAGAGGCAATAGAAAACGCCGGCAGATTCAAACTGGCAAAAACAGCCCGGCTCATAGACAGCGAGCTGCTTAAAGCTGTTCAGCCATAA
- a CDS encoding GGDEF domain-containing protein produces MKTGKDILIAAPRGRCWGLPENIAENLAVSESPESLQSQTKPWAKIFFILDSAADFGFTKLAETAKNFPDASICLLGETIFEPIMQRVVDKGICSSYCTLPLTESEFSQICENGKLDSVESNSYEARIRKLSRIAYCDELTGLNRRRFFIESGNQILRLGECCEIAVSVFLFDIDNFKKYNDQYGHFAGDQIIKDTSGALRNSFRPHDLLARIGGDEFAVMIWDFEIKNESLETEDEERRHYYKHPVKSSEISKRISKNVVEVETSRGRLTLSGGMSAYPEGGRELDKLLESADSALMKAKKSGKHTILFS; encoded by the coding sequence ATGAAAACGGGAAAAGATATACTCATAGCTGCCCCGAGAGGCAGATGCTGGGGACTGCCGGAGAATATTGCCGAAAACCTTGCAGTTTCTGAAAGCCCGGAAAGCCTGCAAAGCCAGACAAAACCTTGGGCAAAGATTTTTTTCATTCTCGATTCTGCGGCTGATTTCGGCTTTACCAAACTTGCAGAAACAGCAAAAAACTTCCCTGATGCTTCAATCTGTCTTCTCGGCGAAACCATCTTCGAGCCGATAATGCAGAGGGTAGTGGACAAGGGCATTTGCAGCAGTTACTGCACGCTGCCTCTTACAGAATCCGAATTCAGCCAAATATGCGAAAACGGCAAGCTTGATTCAGTGGAGTCAAATTCATACGAAGCTCGAATCCGCAAGCTCAGCAGAATTGCCTACTGCGACGAGCTCACCGGCCTTAACAGAAGGCGGTTTTTCATAGAATCGGGAAATCAGATTTTAAGGCTTGGTGAATGCTGCGAGATAGCTGTTTCTGTGTTCCTTTTCGATATAGACAACTTCAAAAAGTACAACGACCAATACGGCCATTTTGCAGGTGATCAGATTATAAAAGACACATCCGGCGCACTGAGAAATTCATTCCGTCCCCACGATTTGCTCGCAAGGATTGGCGGAGATGAGTTTGCGGTTATGATCTGGGATTTCGAAATCAAAAATGAATCCCTCGAAACCGAAGACGAGGAAAGACGGCATTACTACAAACATCCAGTGAAAAGCTCTGAGATTTCAAAGCGAATCAGCAAAAACGTGGTGGAGGTGGAAACTTCACGCGGCCGGCTCACTCTCAGCGGCGGGATGTCCGCGTATCCCGAGGGAGGCAGGGAGCTTGACAAACTGCTCGAATCAGCAGACAGCGCCCTTATGAAGGCCAAGAAAAGCGGCAAACATACAATCCTGTTTTCGTGA
- a CDS encoding NUDIX domain-containing protein, with the protein MAEMGEYTYKWPRPMVTVDTLVFSDCNGELSVLLVRRGKAPFKDKWAVPGGFLEMDEDLLDGALRELEEETGLKLKTAEQFGVFGRPGRDPRGRTITICYIALIKAGRPEVQGADDAAEAQWIPAEKTGELDFAFDHDMIVKTALESLPELEKRLL; encoded by the coding sequence ATGGCAGAGATGGGAGAATATACATACAAATGGCCGAGGCCTATGGTAACAGTGGATACGCTTGTATTCTCCGATTGCAATGGCGAGCTGAGCGTGCTTCTGGTTAGGCGCGGCAAAGCCCCTTTCAAGGACAAATGGGCAGTTCCGGGCGGATTTCTCGAGATGGATGAAGACCTGCTTGACGGGGCTCTAAGGGAGCTTGAAGAGGAAACAGGGCTCAAGCTGAAAACCGCAGAGCAGTTTGGCGTATTTGGCCGTCCCGGCAGAGACCCCAGAGGCAGAACGATAACAATATGCTATATCGCCTTGATTAAAGCGGGCAGACCTGAGGTGCAGGGTGCAGACGATGCGGCAGAGGCTCAGTGGATTCCGGCAGAAAAGACAGGCGAGCTGGATTTCGCATTCGACCACGATATGATCGTGAAAACAGCCCTTGAGAGCCTGCCCGAACTGGAGAAGCGGCTATTATGA
- a CDS encoding M42 family metallopeptidase yields the protein MDKQRLDFFKELLNTPSPSGSELPAAKVWRSRVGEKVENISSDSHGNSIAVLNPEADFKFMLAGHIDEIGLMITYIDDDGFLYTGQVGGMDPALLVGQRVRILTDSGEVPGVIGRKAIHQMKPDERKKNVEMENIWVDIGASGKEEAKKLVSVGDPMVVDVNCRELTEDRITSRGTDDKAGAFTVAEIMRELADRDLNICVAGVATVQEELGIRGARTSAFSVNPDAGIAFDVNFSSDHPETDKKKLGELKLGEGPNIQRGPNMNPILNKCLFETAKKHDIKYQVTSAPRATGTDANAIQVNRGSVATGLIGIPNRYMHTPVEIVSLSDIENVIKLVTEFLAEHPAQRDYRL from the coding sequence ATGGACAAACAAAGACTCGACTTCTTCAAAGAACTTCTGAATACCCCAAGCCCTTCCGGTTCTGAGCTGCCGGCAGCGAAGGTATGGCGAAGCAGGGTTGGCGAGAAGGTTGAAAACATAAGCTCAGATTCACACGGCAACAGCATTGCAGTGCTTAATCCTGAAGCGGATTTCAAGTTTATGCTGGCAGGCCATATCGACGAGATAGGCCTGATGATAACATATATCGACGACGACGGCTTCCTTTATACAGGACAGGTTGGCGGGATGGACCCTGCTCTGCTTGTAGGCCAGAGGGTTAGAATACTCACCGACAGCGGCGAGGTTCCCGGGGTTATCGGAAGAAAAGCGATTCACCAGATGAAGCCCGATGAGCGCAAGAAAAATGTTGAGATGGAGAATATCTGGGTTGATATCGGTGCATCCGGCAAAGAAGAGGCTAAGAAACTCGTGAGCGTGGGCGATCCGATGGTAGTCGATGTAAACTGCAGAGAGCTCACAGAAGACAGAATCACCTCACGCGGAACTGATGACAAGGCGGGTGCGTTTACAGTGGCAGAGATAATGCGCGAGCTTGCAGACAGAGACCTCAATATCTGCGTTGCAGGCGTGGCAACTGTGCAAGAAGAGCTCGGTATACGCGGGGCGAGAACCTCTGCGTTTTCTGTGAACCCCGATGCGGGCATCGCATTTGATGTAAACTTCTCCTCAGACCACCCCGAAACAGATAAGAAAAAACTCGGCGAGCTGAAGCTCGGAGAAGGCCCGAATATCCAGAGAGGGCCGAATATGAACCCTATCCTGAACAAATGCCTCTTCGAAACTGCAAAGAAACACGATATAAAGTATCAGGTTACAAGCGCCCCCAGGGCTACCGGTACAGACGCAAACGCTATTCAGGTAAACCGCGGGAGCGTGGCAACGGGGCTTATCGGCATACCAAACCGGTATATGCATACGCCAGTAGAAATCGTTTCGCTGAGCGACATCGAAAACGTTATAAAGCTGGTTACAGAATTTCTCGCAGAACACCCCGCTCAGAGAGACTACAGACTGTAG